A genomic region of Pontibaca methylaminivorans contains the following coding sequences:
- a CDS encoding RsmB/NOP family class I SAM-dependent RNA methyltransferase, which yields MTEGGKSARRAALDLLGQVLGERRLLGDVLGSGALDALPPPERARAQRLAVETLRGLDRADHLLAAHLRRPPPLRVRNALRLGTVELAGGAAAHGVVNAYVGIIGTDRAHARLKGLVNAVLRRVAGTASAAWAGLPVPRMAGWLRDPLVAAWGAPAVAAMERAHLAGAPLDITLKPGAASDDLMAQGAHLLPNGSLRIGTAGQVSALPGYESGAWWVQDAAASMPVRVLDPRAGESVLDLCAAPGGKTLQLAAAGAEVTAVDISEARLGRLRANLARTGLRADIRANDALAESGAYDAVLLDAPCSATGTLRRHPDLPHVRDADAIAPLVALQERLIDHAWTLVRPGGRLVFCTCSLLSAEGEAQLERALATLPGAAADRAALMRPGVEPGWITPPGGLRLRPDYWPDIGGMDGFFIARLNRAT from the coding sequence ATGACAGAAGGCGGAAAATCCGCGCGGCGGGCGGCGCTCGATCTGCTCGGGCAGGTGCTGGGGGAACGCCGGCTGCTTGGCGATGTGCTCGGCTCCGGGGCGCTCGACGCGCTGCCCCCGCCCGAGCGCGCCCGCGCGCAGCGCCTTGCGGTCGAGACCCTGCGCGGGCTGGACCGGGCCGACCACCTGCTTGCCGCCCATCTCAGGCGTCCGCCGCCGCTCCGGGTCCGGAACGCGCTGCGCCTCGGCACGGTCGAGCTTGCCGGGGGCGCGGCGGCGCACGGGGTCGTCAATGCCTATGTCGGCATCATCGGCACCGATCGCGCCCATGCCCGGCTGAAGGGGCTCGTGAACGCGGTGCTGCGCCGGGTGGCCGGGACGGCATCCGCGGCCTGGGCGGGGCTGCCGGTGCCGCGCATGGCCGGCTGGCTGCGCGACCCGCTCGTTGCCGCATGGGGCGCGCCTGCGGTCGCCGCGATGGAGCGCGCGCATCTCGCCGGTGCGCCGCTCGACATCACATTGAAACCCGGTGCCGCGAGCGATGATCTGATGGCGCAGGGCGCGCATCTGCTGCCGAACGGATCGCTCCGGATCGGGACGGCGGGGCAGGTCTCGGCGCTGCCGGGATACGAGTCGGGCGCGTGGTGGGTGCAGGATGCGGCGGCCTCCATGCCGGTGCGGGTGCTTGATCCGCGCGCGGGCGAATCGGTGCTCGACCTCTGCGCTGCGCCGGGGGGCAAGACGCTGCAGCTTGCGGCCGCCGGAGCGGAAGTGACGGCGGTCGATATTTCGGAGGCGCGGCTCGGGCGGCTGCGCGCCAACCTTGCCCGCACCGGGCTGCGGGCGGATATCCGTGCCAACGATGCGCTGGCCGAGAGCGGGGCATATGACGCGGTTCTGCTTGATGCGCCCTGTTCCGCCACCGGCACGCTGCGCCGGCACCCGGACCTGCCCCATGTGCGCGATGCGGACGCCATCGCCCCGCTGGTCGCGTTGCAGGAGCGGCTGATCGACCATGCCTGGACGCTGGTGCGTCCGGGCGGGCGGCTCGTGTTCTGCACCTGCTCGCTGCTTTCGGCCGAGGGCGAGGCGCAGCTTGAGCGGGCGCTGGCAACATTACCCGGCGCCGCGGCCGACCGCGCCGCCCTGATGCGCCCGGGGGTCGAGCCCGGCTGGATCACGCCCCCC
- the dapB gene encoding 4-hydroxy-tetrahydrodipicolinate reductase — MTDLPVIAVAGAAGRMGQMLIHVIRDSGQARLGGLLVRPGHDWAGRDPGEAMGGSALGIVASDDPARALAGADAVIDFTSPDSSLEFAALAAERGFVHVIGTTGFSESQLAGLQDHAQRAVMIRAGNMSLGVNLLAGLVQRVAAALDEDFDIEVIEAHHNRKVDAPSGTALMLGEAAAKGRGVPLAEVSDRARDGHTGARRRGDIGFAVVRGGDIVGEHDVMFAGKGERLVLSHVATDRAIFARGALRAALWGLGRPPGEYDMTDVLGL; from the coding sequence ATGACGGATTTGCCGGTGATCGCGGTCGCAGGGGCCGCCGGACGCATGGGGCAGATGCTCATCCATGTGATCCGCGACAGCGGACAGGCACGGCTCGGAGGCCTGCTGGTGCGCCCGGGGCACGACTGGGCCGGGCGCGATCCGGGCGAGGCCATGGGCGGCAGCGCGCTCGGGATCGTGGCCAGTGACGACCCCGCGCGCGCCCTTGCCGGGGCCGATGCGGTGATCGACTTCACCAGTCCCGATTCGAGCCTCGAATTCGCCGCCCTCGCGGCAGAGCGGGGATTTGTGCACGTGATCGGCACCACAGGGTTTTCCGAATCACAGCTCGCCGGGCTGCAGGACCACGCGCAGCGCGCGGTCATGATCCGCGCGGGGAACATGAGCCTCGGTGTCAACCTTCTGGCCGGGCTCGTGCAGCGGGTCGCGGCGGCCCTGGACGAGGATTTCGACATCGAGGTGATCGAGGCCCACCACAACCGCAAGGTCGATGCCCCCTCGGGAACGGCCCTGATGCTGGGCGAGGCCGCCGCAAAAGGGCGCGGTGTCCCCCTTGCCGAGGTGTCAGACCGCGCGCGCGACGGCCATACCGGTGCGCGGCGGCGCGGCGACATCGGCTTTGCCGTGGTCCGCGGCGGCGATATCGTCGGCGAACATGACGTGATGTTCGCCGGAAAGGGCGAGCGCCTCGTCCTCAGCCACGTGGCGACCGACCGGGCGATCTTCGCGCGCGGCGCCCTGCGCGCGGCGCTCTGGGGCCTCGGCCGGCCCCCCGGCGAATATGACATGACCGACGTGCTCGGCCTCTGA
- the rbfA gene encoding 30S ribosome-binding factor RbfA, producing the protein MSKNRFHEGPGPSQRQLRVGELIRRRLSEILARGEVHDPDLQRMSITVGEVRVSPDLRVATAYVLPLGGEGQDRVVKLLAGNHAELRRLLAKGLALKFAPELRFRLDETFDRMDETRRLLDQEAVRRDLEE; encoded by the coding sequence ATGAGCAAGAACAGGTTTCACGAGGGCCCCGGCCCGTCGCAGCGGCAGTTGCGCGTCGGCGAACTGATCCGCCGCCGCCTATCCGAGATCCTCGCCCGCGGCGAGGTCCATGACCCCGATCTGCAGCGGATGTCGATCACGGTGGGCGAGGTGCGGGTTTCGCCCGATCTGCGTGTGGCCACGGCCTATGTGCTGCCGCTTGGCGGCGAGGGGCAGGATAGGGTGGTGAAGCTGCTTGCCGGGAATCACGCCGAACTGCGCCGCCTGCTGGCGAAGGGGCTTGCGCTCAAGTTCGCGCCCGAGCTCCGGTTCCGTCTCGACGAGACGTTCGACCGCATGGACGAGACCCGCCGGCTGCTCGACCAGGAGGCGGTGCGCCGCGATCTGGAGGAATGA
- a CDS encoding phosphodiester glycosidase family protein, whose translation MRRGPASAIIAVMATMVALMVAGSAGAAAGPAAHSGGAPEAEGGVDCRELEYDGNRYSICEVDSAAADLRLFLRDPSGRVLGQFRTIDSLLGQEGRRLVFAMNAGMYHSDRAPVGLYVEDGSEEHGAVIEPGPGNFGLLPNGIFCIRKGRADVFETRAFIESGTECDHATQSGPMLVIGGELHPRFLIDSTSRYIRNGVGTSADGRRAVFAISRSGVTFHEFGRFFRDGLKLPDALYFDGNISRLYAPGLGRNDFGFAMGPVVGVTVPRD comes from the coding sequence ATGAGGCGCGGGCCGGCCAGCGCGATCATTGCCGTGATGGCCACCATGGTCGCCCTTATGGTCGCCGGCAGTGCCGGGGCGGCCGCCGGTCCGGCGGCACATTCCGGCGGCGCGCCGGAGGCCGAGGGCGGGGTCGATTGCCGCGAGCTCGAATATGACGGCAACCGCTACAGCATCTGCGAGGTCGACAGCGCCGCCGCCGATCTGCGGCTGTTCCTGCGCGATCCGTCGGGCCGGGTGCTCGGACAGTTCCGGACCATCGATTCCCTGCTCGGGCAGGAAGGGCGCCGCCTCGTCTTTGCCATGAATGCGGGCATGTATCATTCGGACCGCGCGCCGGTCGGGCTTTATGTCGAGGACGGGAGCGAGGAGCACGGCGCCGTGATCGAGCCCGGCCCCGGCAATTTCGGCCTGCTGCCGAACGGGATCTTCTGTATCCGCAAGGGCCGCGCGGATGTGTTCGAGACCCGCGCCTTTATCGAATCGGGCACGGAATGCGACCATGCGACCCAATCCGGCCCGATGCTGGTGATCGGGGGCGAGCTTCATCCCCGGTTCCTGATCGACAGCACCTCGCGCTATATCCGCAACGGCGTGGGCACGAGCGCCGACGGACGGCGCGCGGTCTTTGCGATCTCGCGCAGCGGGGTCACGTTTCACGAATTCGGGCGGTTCTTCCGCGACGGGCTGAAGCTGCCCGATGCGCTTTATTTCGATGGCAACATCTCGCGCCTTTATGCGCCGGGGCTCGGGCGCAACGATTTCGGCTTTGCCATGGGGCCGGTGGTCGGGGTGACGGTGCCCCGCGACTGA
- a CDS encoding DUF1674 domain-containing protein — MSEPSPPSLPPEAKRALAEAEARRKAAAAAAPAPREIGGRDGPDPARYGDWEKKGLAVDF; from the coding sequence ATGAGCGAGCCATCCCCCCCCTCCCTGCCCCCCGAGGCAAAGCGCGCGCTGGCCGAGGCCGAGGCCCGGCGCAAGGCGGCCGCCGCCGCGGCCCCGGCGCCGCGCGAGATCGGCGGCCGCGACGGCCCCGATCCCGCACGCTATGGCGATTGGGAAAAGAAAGGGCTTGCCGTCGATTTCTGA
- a CDS encoding glycosyltransferase family 4 protein, which produces MTRRLRVLMIAEAANPEFVSVPLVGWSVCAAMRQLHDVHIVTQVRNREAFLRAGLIEGQDFTAIDSERLAAPLWKLATFLRMGEGKGWTTLQAISALSYGYFERLLWRAFRQRIASGEFDVVHRVTPLTPTVSSAVAAKVAACGVPFVMGPLNGGVPWPRGFDRERRREREWLSYIRNIYKLAPGRKRTLASAAAIIVGSRHTESEIPAAHRARCVYIPENAVDLARFNTRANPDDQTPLRVGFVGRLVPYKGADMLIEAAAPLLEDGRLRLEIIGDGPIRGELEALAERSGAGQVTFHGWVEHREVQRILASCAVLGFPSIREFGGGVVLEAMAIGVVPLVVDYAGPGELVGTQTGFKVPIGPRDAIIAGLQQRLAWLCENPAAVRAAAAAGTALVASHFTWERKAEQIGEVYAWVLGERAERPDPFRGLPDATGGGDSDR; this is translated from the coding sequence ATGACCAGACGATTGCGCGTGCTCATGATCGCCGAGGCGGCGAATCCCGAATTCGTCAGCGTGCCGCTGGTCGGCTGGTCGGTCTGCGCGGCGATGCGGCAATTGCACGACGTCCATATCGTCACCCAGGTGCGCAACCGCGAGGCCTTCCTGCGGGCGGGGCTGATCGAGGGGCAGGATTTCACCGCGATCGATTCGGAACGCCTCGCCGCGCCGCTGTGGAAGCTCGCGACCTTCCTGCGCATGGGCGAGGGCAAGGGCTGGACCACGCTGCAGGCGATTTCGGCACTGTCCTACGGGTATTTCGAGCGCCTGCTCTGGCGCGCGTTCCGGCAGCGCATCGCTTCGGGCGAATTCGACGTGGTGCACCGGGTGACGCCGCTCACGCCGACCGTTTCGAGCGCCGTCGCCGCCAAGGTGGCGGCCTGCGGGGTGCCCTTCGTCATGGGGCCGCTGAACGGGGGCGTGCCCTGGCCGCGGGGCTTCGACCGCGAGCGGCGGCGCGAGCGCGAATGGCTGTCCTATATCCGCAACATCTACAAGCTGGCGCCGGGGCGGAAGAGGACGCTCGCAAGTGCCGCTGCGATCATCGTCGGCTCGCGCCACACAGAAAGCGAGATCCCGGCCGCCCATCGCGCACGCTGTGTCTATATCCCGGAAAACGCCGTGGATCTCGCACGGTTCAACACCCGCGCGAATCCGGATGACCAGACCCCGCTGCGCGTCGGTTTCGTCGGACGCCTCGTGCCCTACAAGGGCGCCGACATGCTGATCGAGGCGGCGGCGCCGCTGCTGGAGGATGGCCGGCTCCGGCTCGAGATCATCGGCGACGGGCCGATACGGGGCGAACTCGAGGCGCTGGCTGAACGTTCGGGTGCGGGGCAGGTGACGTTCCACGGCTGGGTCGAACATCGCGAGGTGCAGCGGATCCTGGCCTCCTGCGCGGTGCTCGGCTTTCCCTCGATCCGCGAATTCGGCGGCGGGGTCGTGCTCGAGGCCATGGCGATCGGGGTCGTCCCGCTCGTGGTCGATTACGCCGGACCGGGCGAGCTGGTCGGGACGCAAACCGGGTTCAAGGTGCCGATCGGGCCGCGCGACGCGATCATTGCCGGGCTGCAGCAACGGCTGGCCTGGCTTTGCGAGAACCCCGCGGCGGTGCGGGCCGCGGCCGCCGCGGGCACGGCGCTGGTTGCGTCGCATTTCACCTGGGAGCGCAAGGCGGAACAGATCGGCGAGGTCTATGCCTGGGTGCTCGGCGAGCGGGCCGAGCGGCCGGATCCGTTCCGGGGCCTGCCCGATGCCACGGGCGGGGGTGATTCGGACCGATGA